The Elusimicrobiaceae bacterium genome has a window encoding:
- a CDS encoding xanthine dehydrogenase family protein molybdopterin-binding subunit, translated as MENLKVVGQSVPRIDGLEKVMGSAQYVDDIEFGPGLLYACVVESPFAHAEILSVNTAKAAQVKGVVKVVTGRDFPDKFGLYMKDRHVFATDRVRFVGEQVAAVIAWDQKTALRAARLVEVKYKELPAVLDPVKAIDQQCCLLHPGLGDYTCVPWFFPKKKTNVAHCRKTRKGNLEKGFAEADVILEDTYRVPRYAHCAIEPHAIAGLYDNAGRLTLWSASQSPFTQRNVFAEALSSLGLTHKDVRVITPYVGGGFGGKAGVSMEIMCAAVATAVKGHPVKLMWNRAQEFYNTYQRQGVVAKIKMGVRKDGTITALEHLLFWDAGAYVEYGANVVNAAGLSASGPYKIDNLKIDSHCIYTNLPPGGPYRGFGYSEFGFGLESHIDRVARKLKMDPLEFRRKNAISAGDILPYGAPMNDNGLRECMDKAAKAIRWGHEEKPSAPNKAIGKSIVLLWKAPAMPPNASSSAFLKFNEDGSLNLLVSGMEIGQGLLTVMAQIASEVLSVPVAKIRVETPDTDRNPYEWQTVGSHVTWSCGNAVKRAALDARRQIFELVQRVHSIDASELYLENECVKCHTKPDMAIALRSFVIDGMQAKDHTFKGGPIMGRGVFLPEFASAIGDPETGQGGKPNVHYTTGAGGVIVEVDKETGKVKILKAVLAVDAGKAINPDLCRGQITGGLLQGLATVLYEDMRFSDKGKLLNPSFSDYKIPTALDEPAEVVPILVEVAQPDGPYGARGVGEHTMIPAASMVANAVFNATGARIKSMPVTAEKIALAINQPEVFAKLFY; from the coding sequence ATGGAAAATCTGAAAGTTGTCGGTCAATCCGTTCCCAGAATTGACGGGCTGGAAAAAGTGATGGGTTCCGCCCAGTATGTGGACGATATAGAATTCGGGCCGGGCCTGCTTTACGCCTGCGTGGTGGAAAGCCCCTTCGCGCACGCGGAAATCCTGTCGGTAAACACCGCAAAAGCGGCACAAGTAAAAGGCGTGGTGAAGGTGGTCACGGGCAGGGATTTCCCGGACAAGTTCGGCCTGTATATGAAAGACCGGCATGTTTTTGCAACCGACCGGGTGAGATTCGTGGGCGAGCAGGTGGCCGCGGTTATCGCGTGGGATCAGAAAACCGCGCTGCGCGCCGCCAGACTCGTGGAGGTGAAGTACAAAGAGCTGCCCGCCGTGCTTGATCCCGTGAAGGCGATTGACCAGCAGTGCTGCCTGCTGCACCCCGGGCTGGGCGACTACACCTGCGTGCCGTGGTTCTTTCCGAAGAAAAAAACGAATGTGGCGCACTGCCGCAAAACCCGCAAGGGCAACCTGGAAAAGGGGTTTGCCGAAGCGGACGTGATTTTGGAAGACACCTACCGCGTGCCGCGCTACGCGCACTGCGCGATCGAACCGCACGCTATCGCGGGGCTTTACGACAATGCCGGCCGGCTGACGCTGTGGAGCGCGTCGCAGTCGCCTTTTACCCAGCGCAACGTGTTCGCGGAGGCGTTGTCGTCGCTCGGGCTGACCCATAAGGACGTGCGGGTCATCACGCCCTATGTGGGCGGAGGGTTCGGCGGGAAGGCGGGCGTTTCGATGGAAATAATGTGCGCCGCCGTGGCGACGGCGGTAAAAGGCCACCCCGTCAAACTGATGTGGAACCGCGCGCAGGAGTTTTACAATACCTACCAGCGGCAGGGCGTGGTGGCTAAAATCAAAATGGGCGTCAGGAAGGACGGCACGATTACCGCCCTTGAGCATCTGCTGTTCTGGGACGCGGGCGCATATGTGGAATACGGCGCGAACGTGGTGAATGCGGCGGGCCTGTCGGCCTCCGGCCCGTACAAAATTGACAATCTGAAGATTGACTCGCACTGCATCTACACAAACCTGCCTCCGGGCGGGCCTTACCGCGGATTCGGGTATTCGGAATTCGGGTTCGGGCTGGAGTCCCATATTGACAGGGTGGCCCGGAAACTGAAAATGGATCCCCTGGAGTTCCGGCGCAAAAACGCCATCAGCGCGGGCGATATTCTGCCTTACGGCGCGCCAATGAACGACAACGGACTGCGCGAATGCATGGATAAAGCCGCAAAAGCGATCCGCTGGGGGCATGAGGAAAAACCTTCCGCGCCCAATAAAGCGATCGGCAAAAGCATTGTGCTGCTGTGGAAAGCGCCGGCGATGCCGCCGAACGCCTCGTCCTCCGCGTTCCTGAAATTCAACGAGGACGGCAGCCTTAACCTGCTCGTTTCCGGCATGGAAATAGGGCAGGGCCTGCTTACCGTGATGGCCCAGATCGCGAGCGAAGTGCTTAGCGTGCCGGTTGCGAAAATCCGGGTCGAAACACCGGACACAGACCGCAATCCCTACGAATGGCAGACGGTAGGATCCCACGTCACCTGGAGCTGCGGCAACGCTGTGAAACGCGCCGCGCTGGACGCGCGCCGGCAGATTTTCGAACTGGTCCAGCGGGTGCACAGCATTGACGCAAGCGAACTGTATCTTGAAAACGAATGCGTCAAATGCCATACCAAGCCGGATATGGCCATTGCGCTGCGCAGCTTCGTGATTGACGGGATGCAGGCCAAGGACCACACCTTCAAAGGCGGCCCGATCATGGGCCGGGGCGTGTTCCTGCCGGAATTCGCCTCCGCGATAGGCGACCCGGAAACCGGGCAGGGCGGCAAACCCAATGTCCATTACACAACCGGCGCCGGCGGCGTGATAGTGGAGGTGGACAAGGAAACGGGCAAGGTGAAAATTCTCAAGGCGGTGCTGGCCGTTGACGCGGGCAAAGCCATCAACCCGGATCTTTGCAGGGGCCAGATAACCGGCGGGCTTTTGCAGGGCCTCGCCACGGTTCTTTATGAGGATATGCGCTTTAGCGACAAGGGCAAACTGCTCAATCCCAGCTTCTCCGACTACAAAATACCCACCGCGCTGGACGAACCGGCTGAAGTGGTGCCGATTCTGGTGGAAGTGGCCCAGCCCGACGGGCCGTACGGCGCGCGCGGAGTGGGGGAACATACGATGATCCCCGCCGCTTCCATGGTGGCCAACGCGGTGTTCAACGCCACCGGCGCGCGCATAAAATCAATGCCGGTGACGGCAGAAAAAATCGCCCTTGCCATCAACCAGCCGGAAGTGTTTGCAAAACTGTTTTACTAG
- a CDS encoding (2Fe-2S)-binding protein, translated as MKTEITFRLNGIERSLFVEPNDVLIDVLRTRLGIKSPKIGCDQGDCGTCTVFFNGKTVRSCLVLAIEADGGEIVTLEGLSENGPTPLQRAFADRNAFQCGFCAPGIILSATELLQKNPEPDRHEIQEAIAGNLCRCTGYTPVIDVIAEVAAKKTAGKNRKSR; from the coding sequence ATGAAAACAGAGATAACTTTCAGGCTTAACGGCATCGAACGGTCGCTTTTTGTGGAACCGAACGACGTGCTTATTGACGTGCTGCGCACCAGGCTCGGCATCAAAAGCCCCAAAATCGGCTGCGATCAGGGCGACTGCGGCACCTGCACCGTTTTCTTTAACGGCAAAACCGTGCGCAGCTGCCTTGTGCTGGCGATCGAGGCGGACGGCGGCGAAATAGTCACGCTCGAGGGGCTCAGCGAAAACGGCCCCACGCCGCTTCAGCGGGCGTTCGCAGATCGCAACGCGTTCCAGTGCGGATTCTGCGCGCCCGGCATAATACTGTCGGCCACGGAACTGCTGCAAAAGAACCCCGAACCCGACCGCCACGAAATACAGGAGGCGATAGCGGGCAATCTCTGCCGGTGCACCGGCTATACGCCCGTTATTGACGTGATAGCCGAAGTGGCCGCTAAAAAAACCGCCGGCAAAAACCGGAAATCCAGATAA
- a CDS encoding xanthine dehydrogenase family protein subunit M, with translation MPITHEFEFLRPSSLGDALSLLADRSGIKPLAGGTDLIVRLKNGQDTPSAVMDLKQLPELGGLAVKDGVLTIGAGVTFAELIESPLIRKHYPLLAEAAQTVASGGVRNRATLAGNIVSAVPSCDSATCLLVCDASVMAVSARGERAIPITEWFSGPRSTALQPDELVKCVRITLPEKKTGGCYVKLARYNGEDLAQAGVSVLVDSAKNYRVALSAVCPAPKRLRKTEIFLKGKRPTDKTLSEAVKLVALEVCAITDIRATVEYRAHMTGIMFKRCAAAAFARLEGKGPRYGEKLV, from the coding sequence ATGCCGATAACACATGAATTCGAATTTCTGCGCCCCTCCAGCCTTGGCGACGCGCTGAGCCTGCTGGCGGACCGGAGCGGGATCAAACCGCTCGCCGGCGGCACTGATCTGATCGTGCGCCTGAAAAACGGGCAGGACACGCCTTCCGCCGTGATGGACCTCAAACAGCTGCCGGAGCTGGGCGGACTGGCGGTTAAAGACGGCGTGCTGACAATCGGCGCGGGAGTGACGTTTGCCGAACTGATAGAATCGCCCCTGATCAGAAAACACTACCCGCTGCTCGCCGAAGCCGCGCAGACCGTGGCTTCCGGCGGAGTGCGCAACCGCGCTACGCTGGCGGGCAACATCGTGTCGGCCGTGCCGTCGTGCGACAGCGCGACCTGCCTGCTTGTTTGCGACGCCTCGGTAATGGCGGTTTCAGCCCGGGGCGAACGGGCCATTCCGATAACGGAGTGGTTTTCAGGCCCCCGCTCAACCGCGCTCCAACCAGACGAACTGGTCAAATGCGTCCGGATCACGCTGCCGGAAAAGAAAACGGGCGGCTGTTATGTAAAACTGGCGCGCTACAACGGAGAAGATCTGGCGCAGGCGGGCGTGTCGGTTCTGGTGGATTCCGCCAAAAATTACCGCGTGGCGTTAAGCGCCGTCTGCCCGGCGCCCAAACGGCTGCGCAAAACGGAAATTTTTTTGAAAGGCAAGCGTCCGACCGATAAAACCCTGTCGGAAGCGGTGAAGCTGGTCGCGCTTGAAGTCTGCGCGATAACCGACATCCGCGCCACGGTCGAATACCGCGCGCACATGACCGGAATCATGTTCAAACGCTGCGCCGCCGCGGCGTTCGCGCGGCTGGAAGGCAAAGGTCCGCGCTACGGCGAAAAACTGGTATAG
- a CDS encoding ATP-binding protein, translating to MGAIPTSELPGHKQLHERVCAAIDRCQESQDIEFKESAAWDTLKHKIIRTALGMGNLRDGGIIVIGVSERNNVWKRTGIRSEHLSTYDSDIVVDQVNAYVSPYVDLDVVLIKHQQLRYLAIYVHEFRETPLVCKKNGPDNEEMHKGSIYIRTPGKPQTTQIMDANQMHDLLDLAVEKRVRRLIEMFRQIGIADAARADAQRAEMRKFDEELGGL from the coding sequence ATGGGCGCCATACCCACATCCGAACTGCCGGGCCACAAACAGCTGCATGAACGCGTTTGCGCGGCTATTGACCGGTGCCAGGAATCGCAGGATATAGAATTCAAGGAATCCGCGGCCTGGGACACGCTGAAACATAAAATAATCCGCACCGCGCTGGGCATGGGCAACCTGCGCGACGGGGGGATTATCGTCATCGGCGTTTCGGAACGCAATAACGTGTGGAAACGCACCGGCATCCGCTCGGAACACCTCAGCACATACGACAGCGATATCGTGGTGGATCAGGTGAACGCCTATGTGTCGCCTTATGTGGATCTCGATGTCGTGCTGATAAAACACCAGCAGCTGCGCTATCTGGCGATCTATGTGCATGAATTCCGGGAAACTCCGCTTGTCTGCAAAAAAAACGGGCCGGATAATGAAGAAATGCACAAGGGCAGCATTTACATCCGCACGCCCGGCAAACCGCAGACCACCCAGATCATGGACGCGAACCAGATGCACGATCTGCTGGATCTGGCGGTTGAAAAACGGGTGCGCCGCCTGATCGAGATGTTCCGGCAGATAGGCATTGCCGACGCCGCCCGAGCCGACGCCCAGCGCGCGGAAATGCGGAAATTCGACGAGGAGCTGGGCGGTTTATGA
- a CDS encoding cyclase family protein, translated as MKNADFLKLMGKAKMFDLTQPLSVHTPPWPSYMPLSIQYFKRIAGAHMGQGANGQIIQTSNHVGTHMDGEIHFHSCGRAIGAVPLNEWVGEGVVVDISDSVGDYDLYEPDLLMSRADIRKGDILIINTGYNRYAWDQPKADELRYFTKHPGPGPEFHKWALKMKFKWIGVDCGSADHPMNTIIRNWHPKLFAEAEAKLQKTYGKAWDEMFPQDVYYQVMHLKLFPARIVHAENLGGDINKLSNQRAWIGAFPLRGIELESSMCRITAWQG; from the coding sequence ATGAAAAACGCAGACTTCCTTAAACTGATGGGCAAAGCAAAAATGTTCGATCTGACCCAGCCGCTGAGCGTGCATACCCCGCCGTGGCCGAGCTATATGCCGCTTTCGATACAGTATTTCAAACGCATTGCCGGCGCGCACATGGGCCAGGGCGCTAACGGGCAGATCATCCAGACCAGCAACCACGTCGGCACCCATATGGACGGCGAGATACACTTTCACTCCTGCGGCCGCGCGATCGGAGCGGTGCCGCTCAACGAATGGGTGGGCGAAGGCGTAGTGGTTGATATTTCCGATTCCGTGGGCGATTACGATCTTTACGAGCCGGATCTGCTCATGAGCAGGGCCGATATCCGCAAAGGCGACATCCTTATTATAAACACCGGCTATAACCGCTACGCGTGGGACCAGCCTAAAGCCGACGAGCTGCGCTATTTTACAAAGCACCCGGGCCCCGGGCCGGAGTTCCACAAGTGGGCGCTCAAGATGAAATTCAAATGGATCGGGGTGGACTGCGGCAGCGCGGATCACCCGATGAACACCATCATCCGCAACTGGCATCCCAAACTGTTCGCCGAAGCGGAAGCGAAGCTGCAGAAAACATACGGCAAGGCGTGGGACGAAATGTTTCCGCAGGATGTCTATTATCAGGTAATGCACCTCAAGCTGTTCCCGGCGCGGATTGTGCATGCCGAGAATCTCGGAGGCGACATCAATAAGCTGAGCAACCAGCGCGCGTGGATCGGCGCGTTTCCGCTGAGAGGCATCGAGCTGGAATCTTCCATGTGCAGAATTACAGCCTGGCAAGGGTAG
- a CDS encoding SH3 domain-containing protein: MKPIKILLIALACAAIFSGPVLCAELLSVRTSAVNVRSGPGTRYPAQWKAWKFTPLLVLERKGAWVHVRDFENVRGWVSAGTLVKTPTVTVKSAAARVRAAPKASSEVLWEVDREYSFKVLGKRKGWVHVSDDEGTEGWIAASLLWGAI, encoded by the coding sequence GTGAAACCGATTAAAATATTGCTGATAGCGCTGGCCTGTGCCGCAATTTTTTCCGGACCGGTTTTGTGCGCGGAACTATTGAGCGTCAGAACAAGCGCGGTAAACGTGCGCTCAGGCCCCGGCACACGCTATCCCGCGCAGTGGAAAGCGTGGAAATTCACGCCGCTTTTAGTGCTGGAGCGCAAAGGCGCATGGGTGCATGTGCGGGATTTTGAAAACGTGCGCGGCTGGGTTTCCGCCGGCACGCTGGTAAAAACGCCTACGGTAACAGTAAAATCAGCCGCCGCCAGGGTGCGCGCCGCGCCAAAAGCCAGCAGCGAGGTTTTGTGGGAAGTGGACCGGGAATATTCCTTCAAGGTGCTGGGCAAAAGGAAAGGCTGGGTTCATGTGTCCGACGATGAGGGAACCGAAGGCTGGATAGCGGCAAGCCTTCTGTGGGGCGCAATCTGA
- a CDS encoding PAS domain S-box protein translates to MKRLQTRNFRKLTERLKQARKTTGLSQADVARLMGVTQSYISKAEAGQVRVDIVQLRRFAGLYKQDLGYFVDGAEPVSGCKAVSAAGSGLAVFDEISRGALVFDEDGLVMQANPALEKMLGYTSAELAGKMAGELMAGDTSVRVMKLLRGSESANCSIPDAELLRKDDGVFLADLDVTSTFNAAGLCTGGVLFAVMAGVTERDREILRASSQLIDESFDAIILLQDGMIKYANKAASTMSGYAEKELLGMDFLTLVIPELRQELAHRHALRIKGAKLPATLETRIQLKNGKHLDVELVLGNLLYKGRPAYTVVARDIARRKMSEDEARYRLETATRENEEKERFVRELGKRLSDAGSILSGAHLASESVRAVSERLNGAVAEIALRSRRGKAGQTVADFSPHDIIAWAVKRIKHTSSTGKRLSIRIATAPDLPVTLFGRGRQAMAVTANIARNAAARTRDSAIEIRAEYLSGTGEAGGRLVFEITAFNDTTPASEIKATIETGQPHRHNPYLSLAVFMAHLHGFSVESEKNGNGDRLYRLTVPAEPGRAPAFVRKPRLPEAKSFVTGETAVFTQEVRIIAVHPDTGFMESFAPALAESGAQADFFQNASEAIAEILRGEFDIAVFNEDMQGLTAAEAAGFLRKALKNPPVIIVLDSGCETPVDETGLYDLKLAKPVSAGEIAAACLSAFTRRRSGTP, encoded by the coding sequence ATGAAACGTCTGCAAACCCGCAATTTCCGCAAACTTACGGAACGTCTTAAACAGGCCCGCAAAACGACCGGACTCAGCCAGGCCGACGTGGCCCGGCTCATGGGAGTCACCCAGTCATACATATCAAAAGCCGAAGCCGGGCAGGTGCGCGTTGATATTGTGCAGCTGCGCCGGTTCGCGGGGCTTTATAAACAGGATTTGGGATATTTTGTGGATGGAGCGGAGCCGGTTTCCGGGTGCAAGGCCGTATCCGCCGCCGGTTCCGGTCTGGCGGTATTCGATGAAATTTCGCGCGGCGCACTGGTGTTTGATGAAGACGGACTTGTGATGCAGGCCAACCCCGCGCTGGAAAAAATGCTTGGCTACACCAGCGCGGAACTGGCCGGCAAAATGGCCGGCGAATTAATGGCCGGCGACACCTCCGTAAGGGTGATGAAGCTGTTGCGCGGTTCCGAATCCGCCAACTGTTCCATACCGGACGCTGAACTCCTTCGCAAAGACGACGGCGTATTTCTGGCTGATCTCGACGTCACCTCCACGTTCAACGCCGCCGGGCTCTGCACCGGCGGGGTGCTGTTCGCCGTCATGGCGGGAGTAACGGAACGCGACCGGGAAATACTGCGTGCCTCCTCCCAGCTTATTGACGAAAGTTTTGACGCCATTATCCTGCTGCAGGACGGCATGATAAAATACGCCAACAAAGCCGCTTCCACCATGTCGGGTTATGCGGAAAAGGAACTGCTCGGCATGGATTTTCTTACGCTTGTCATACCCGAGTTGAGACAGGAGCTGGCGCACCGCCACGCACTGCGCATCAAAGGCGCGAAACTGCCAGCCACGCTGGAAACCCGCATCCAGCTGAAAAACGGCAAACATCTGGATGTGGAACTGGTGCTGGGAAACCTGCTCTACAAAGGCCGCCCGGCTTACACTGTCGTGGCGCGTGATATCGCCAGACGCAAGATGAGCGAGGACGAAGCGCGCTACCGCCTGGAAACGGCGACCCGCGAAAATGAGGAAAAAGAGCGGTTTGTGCGGGAACTGGGCAAACGGCTTTCCGATGCGGGCTCCATTCTGTCAGGCGCTCACCTGGCTTCGGAAAGCGTACGCGCGGTATCGGAGCGGCTTAACGGCGCGGTGGCGGAAATAGCGCTGCGTTCGCGCCGGGGCAAGGCGGGCCAGACGGTAGCCGATTTTTCACCGCACGATATTATTGCCTGGGCGGTCAAACGCATAAAGCACACCTCCAGCACGGGCAAGCGGCTTTCAATACGGATAGCCACCGCGCCGGATCTGCCGGTCACGCTGTTCGGGCGGGGCCGGCAGGCGATGGCGGTTACGGCCAATATCGCGCGCAACGCCGCCGCCCGCACGCGCGATTCGGCAATTGAGATCCGGGCCGAATACCTGTCCGGCACCGGAGAGGCCGGGGGCCGGCTGGTTTTCGAAATCACCGCTTTCAACGACACTACGCCCGCTTCCGAAATCAAAGCGACCATAGAAACCGGTCAGCCGCACCGGCATAATCCTTATCTGTCGCTGGCGGTTTTCATGGCTCATTTGCACGGTTTTTCGGTGGAAAGCGAAAAAAACGGGAATGGTGACCGGCTGTACCGTTTGACCGTGCCCGCGGAACCGGGCCGCGCGCCGGCTTTTGTGAGAAAACCACGCCTTCCTGAAGCGAAAAGTTTTGTGACCGGAGAAACGGCCGTGTTTACGCAGGAAGTGCGGATTATCGCGGTGCATCCGGACACGGGATTTATGGAATCGTTCGCGCCAGCGCTGGCGGAATCCGGCGCGCAGGCGGATTTTTTTCAGAACGCATCCGAGGCGATCGCCGAGATACTGCGCGGCGAATTCGATATCGCCGTTTTTAACGAGGATATGCAGGGCCTCACCGCCGCCGAAGCCGCCGGGTTTTTGCGCAAAGCCCTTAAAAACCCGCCGGTAATAATAGTGCTGGATTCCGGCTGCGAAACACCCGTTGATGAAACCGGGCTGTATGATCTGAAGCTGGCAAAACCCGTATCGGCCGGCGAGATTGCGGCGGCCTGCCTGTCCGCGTTCACCAGGCGCCGTTCCGGCACGCCTTGA